In Candida albicans SC5314 chromosome 4, complete sequence, the genomic window tcgaaaaacaaaataatttttgttagCAATTggaaacaaaacaaatggAACAATAGACACAGTGATACAGTAATACATTAATCACacaaaatcattatttttaacaCGGTGTTACACCTTTACACATCTATAACATTTACATTTACATTTACATTTACATTTGCTGCTTCCGTGGATAGAGTAAATTTTTTAGTTACAAAGCTCATATATTCTCgggaataaataaaaaatgtaGCAAAGTATACTGAATAGTTGTAGTATTATGTGTGCATCGTCGAATATGTACAACCAGAGCACGTTATAACTCCACACATTCCAAGCCTTGCTTACTTACCATTTCATCATCTAACCCGCCTTGTTCTTGAAGTTAGACATCAAGTTTGAGAAGCATCCAagtttcaaataaaaataagcCCTTTTATATATCTAACTTATTGTcagtttcaaattgtttgCAATACAATAGATATAATGATagtaattgaataataGACAGAAACTAATCTACTGAATCTTTAGcttatattgatttatttagaAACCTACCTACCTACTTGAAAAAGAATGTGTTTTGATAAAGAATGTGAACACAATTAAgcatttttttaattagtAGTATTATTTATGTACACACACCTATAATGTATAATGTAATGTAATTAtaacaatagaaaaaatagaaagaaaGGAATGGAATGGAATGGTCTacccaccaccaccaccaccaccaccccACAACTTAATTAAACTTCtctaataaattcaattttcttttacagtttatttttttcattcattcaatttaaaaaCTCTTGGTAATGAGATATTAATACGAAATTTCAGAATAGAATGAACTTTGTTCTTTTAGTCTTGGAGAAGATAAGATCAATCTGTTGACCTGGTgacgacaacaacaacaacaaaaacgttgataattttattttatcgtaaatataaaaccaaattcattaaaagaGCAAATTCTTTCCACTAACTAATTAATCTAGTGTTGATCCCATATTATATAGTGAATTCTCAAACACGTAATactcattttttttttttttttttttcaaatttgtgCCTTAAAGTTTTTAGTTATATTGTAAGGtgttgtgtttttttttgtagttttttagttgtttatttagaaaaaaatgGTCGATCTGTATTTTACAAGaacaataatactaaaAGTGGAAAATCATCAGATTATCATAAAGTATCAATTCTTAATTAATAAGCTCAATagataacaataacaatcacaataacaacaacaattgtaGAACGTTTTAAACATGGTTTcaattctctttttttttatatatatatcgtcaaaaaattgaaactatATTACAATCTAGCAAATTGTGTAAGAATATTATTGGGGTTCACAAAAGCAACATCAATGCACTATACATTGCACGGTTACACAATTTGTCATATGATATGATATGATACTTGCTATTGAAGTTTTACTGTGCCTAGTTTTTGAAATGATATCTAATTGTTAATTCTAAGGATTGGTGGAACTTAAATGTGTCTAAACACCAGGGAGGCAAACCAAGGCAAACCAAGGCGGCGCCCGCCCCcgccccccccccctcccTCTTCAGGGGGATTTTCATAGTTTGAAAAAGGTATGTTTGTTCAAGCTGAGAGACGTGACGGGTTTTAAAAAGTACCTTACATATTATTAGGCAGAATAGtacttacttacttacttacttacactaattgatgttttttttttcaacttttcaaattttaagACAaagacaataataattgttgttcaaaacttcttggtgtaatgACGATGATCTATCTTGGTAGATCTTAGTTcttagtggtggtggatcTGATAGAAGACtggcaaaaaaaacaaaaaaaaaaaaattgtgaaTCCAGAATCGCTAGTAATTTTTAGACTTGTGTTTAAATCCTTTtggcaacaacaacaacactaTTATTTCctaaacaaattattctCATGATCACGAgttagttttagttttagttttagtcttacttgttttttttttttttttttttgatcttGATCTTGATTTAAAACCTTTCTACTTCTAATCTCTCGACAAAGCTTTGGTTTTGATGATTCTGATTCATCCTGGTTATTGTTACAGATGCTgggaggaggaggaggaggaggaagaggaggaggagaagAATGTACAAAACGAATAAGTTTCACACGTTTCACACGTTTCACACGTTTCagaattcaattgttaCTAACCATTGTATGTTTCAGATTTACCAAAAAATCAGATAGAGTTACACAAAAATGGGCCAGAAtctaaaatcaaaactgaTATACTCGCATACATCAAGACAGATTAACATTCCACTAAActaaccaaccaaccaactaATGGACCAACCAGAATTcttacaattgaaaaactttcaaatgaaaacgatagacaaatgaaaaacaacaacaacaaaaggtgatatttatttcaattgacatttatatttatatttccTATATTTAATTACACTATGAATcagtactactactactactactactactactacctGTGTTAACAACTTCTTTATCTTTGGTTTCACTTCTTTCTAATTGTCTTGATCtatcaaaatataaatttggATGATTAATATGCATATTCATATTTTCTTTGCccattaattgtttttgatgaGTCAATTCAAATACTCTAGTACAAGCAATAGTATAATCATGTTTAttaacatcatcaacaattgaattcaaatcttGTTGATCCGTAATCCCcatattattcaaattattaattaaaacatctaaattgaaatcacgATATGGACAACCATGATATTCAGATTTAATATTCGGACGAGGTTTAGATAAAATAGTGGAACAATCCCAAGGTTTATAATTAATTCTTGCCCCCTCCAATCCATATTGATGACgaatattatatttataatcttTATTAAACGTTTCTAAAGACATggaattatttttaatgaattgagAAGACCAAAATTTAAGAGCTTCATCAACATTTAATCCAATACCTTTTAAAAAAATCCCCAATTGTTGTCTAccattatattttaaatgAGAATTAGCAATTAAATTCCGTTGTAAATGTTGAGCACATAATGGATAATGTTTAGTAATTTTAGGAGTAATTATCAGTTTTGAATTAATATCAGAaataaattcttcatctaacttatttatttctgattcatattggaaatttgaaaaatttttcgataaattattaagtaatggtaataatcgatcatcttcttctaatcttggaattgtttgaaaagttttaatcaaattatcattcaaaatatttataaattcaattgataataaatttaattgtaAACTAGCTGGTAAATATCCATAAcctttaaataaaaaaattgatcgATTACTAATTAAATTCCCcgtaattttttcaaatggtaatttaatgaaattctCTTTATACattataaattgttttaattgatcattAGTTAAATTTTCTCCTTGTAacataaattgatttttaattaaattccCACtagaattaaataattgttgatgtaaatttgttttttcttccgGAGTAATATATTGCCAAATTAATcgatgatgatttaattcaataaattcttgttgttctttaggttgtaataaattatatctaactttaaataatgtcagttcatttttaatgaaattctTGCGTAATTCTTCACTACGACAAAAAACTAATCGAAGAATAAAATGACTATAATGATCTTTCATTCGTTCTTTTTCATAATTTACCGTGCCACCACCGCTCGTTGGATTTAAtggtaaatattttaataataatggtttAATCgatgtttcaatttcttttaatgTTTTAGACCGTGCTAAACACGATTCAATCTCAATTAAGATTTTTAATCTATCAATAGCCCatgtttcaaattcttctaatGTGATTTCTTGGGTTGGAGGTAAATCATAAAATGATAACCTTGAAGCGTATAATGCTGACGGGGTAAGATATTTTGGTGAATCCTTTTCACCGTTAGTAtaagtagtagtagtagtagtagtagtagctGTGCTAGTACTATCTTCAAAATTTCTTCTACCAGCTGTACGTCTTTTCACTTGTCTAAACATAATGTAGAGGTAGAAGTGTGTTGATATgaatagaagaagaataNNNNNNNNNNNNNNNNNNNNNNNNNNNNNNNNNNNNNNNNNNNNNNNNNNNNNNNNNNNNNNNNNNNNNNNNNNNNNNNNNNNNNNNNNNNNNNN contains:
- the PRI2 gene encoding DNA primase subunit (Putative DNA primase; gene adjacent to and divergently transcribed with CDC68; Hap43-induced; Spider biofilm repressed); translation: MFRQVKRRTAGRRNFEDSTSTATTTTTTTTYTNGEKDSPKYLTPSALYASRLSFYDLPPTQEITLEEFETWAIDRLKILIEIESCLARSKTLKEIETSIKPLLLKYLPLNPTSGGGTVNYEKERMKDHYSHFILRLVFCRSEELRKNFIKNESTLFKVRYNLLQPKEQQEFIELNHHRLIWQYITPEEKTNLHQQLFNSSGNLIKNQFMLQGENLTNDQLKQFIMYKENFIKLPFEKITGNLISNRSIFLFKGYGYLPASLQLNLLSIEFINILNDNLIKTFQTIPRLEEDDRLLPLLNNLSKNFSNFQYESEINKLDEEFISDINSKSIITPKITKHYPLCAQHLQRNLIANSHLKYNGRQQLGIFLKGIGLNVDEALKFWSSQFIKNNSMSLETFNKDYKYNIRHQYGLEGARINYKPWDCSTILSKPRPNIKSEYHGCPYRDFNLDVLINNLNNMGITDQQDLNSIVDDVNKHDYTIACTRVFELTHQKQLMGKENMNMHINHPNLYFDRSRQLERSETKDKEVVNTGSSSSSSSSSTDS